From the Streptomyces sp. Tu 2975 genome, one window contains:
- a CDS encoding acyl-CoA dehydrogenase family protein: MSAPTDKPLHQPHTPKISEREARQVAEAAREQDWRKPSFAKELFLGRFRLDLIHPHPMPTGEAARRGEEFLSKLRRFCETEIDGARIEREALIPDEVINGLRELGALGMKIDPKYGGLGLTQVYYNKALALVGSANPAIGALLSAHQSIGVPQPLKQFGTEEQKQRFLPRLARTDISAFLLTEPDVGSDPARLATTAVPDGDHYVVDGVKLWTTNGVVADLLVVMARVPKSEGHKGGITAFVVEAGSEGITVENRNAFMGLRGLENGVTRFHQVRVPAENRIGPEGAGLKIALTTLNTGRLSLPAMCVGAGKWCLKIAREWSAVREQWGKPVARHEAVGAKISFIAATTFALEAVVDLASQMADEDRNDIRIEAALAKLYGSEMGCLMADELVQIRGGRGFETAESLAARGERAVPAEQLLRDLRINRIFEGSTEIMHLLIAREAVDAHLAVAGDIIDPDKPMSAKARAGANAAAFYARWLPKLVTGPGQLPRTYAEFHPAGYQDLSTHLRYVERSSRKLARSTFYAMSRWQGRMETKQGFLGRIVDIGAELFAMSAACVRADMLRASDDHGREAYQLADAFCRQARIRVEELFTRLWSNTDDLDRKVVDGVLSGTYSWLEEGVVDASGDGPWIADATPGPTVKENVHRPIR, translated from the coding sequence ATGTCCGCTCCAACGGACAAGCCCCTGCATCAGCCCCACACCCCGAAGATCAGCGAGCGCGAGGCGCGACAGGTCGCGGAGGCGGCGCGCGAACAGGACTGGCGGAAGCCCAGCTTCGCCAAAGAGCTGTTCCTCGGCCGTTTCCGGCTCGACCTGATCCATCCCCATCCGATGCCGACCGGCGAGGCCGCCCGGCGGGGTGAGGAGTTCCTCTCCAAGCTCCGGCGGTTCTGCGAAACGGAGATCGACGGCGCCCGCATCGAGCGCGAGGCGCTGATCCCCGACGAGGTGATCAACGGGCTGCGGGAGCTCGGCGCGCTCGGCATGAAGATCGACCCCAAGTACGGGGGCCTCGGTCTCACCCAGGTGTACTACAACAAGGCGCTGGCACTCGTCGGCTCCGCGAACCCGGCGATCGGCGCGCTGCTGTCCGCGCACCAGTCGATCGGCGTCCCCCAGCCGCTGAAGCAGTTCGGCACCGAGGAGCAGAAGCAGCGGTTCCTGCCGCGGCTGGCCCGCACCGACATCTCCGCCTTCCTGCTGACGGAGCCCGATGTCGGTTCCGACCCGGCCCGTCTCGCCACGACGGCCGTCCCGGACGGCGACCACTACGTCGTGGACGGCGTCAAGCTGTGGACCACCAACGGTGTCGTCGCCGACCTGCTCGTCGTGATGGCGCGGGTGCCGAAGTCGGAGGGCCACAAGGGCGGCATCACCGCCTTCGTCGTCGAGGCCGGCAGCGAGGGCATCACCGTCGAGAACCGCAACGCCTTCATGGGGCTGCGCGGCCTCGAGAACGGCGTCACCCGCTTCCACCAGGTACGCGTCCCCGCGGAGAACCGCATCGGCCCGGAGGGCGCGGGGCTGAAGATCGCGCTGACGACGCTCAACACCGGACGGCTCTCCCTGCCCGCGATGTGCGTCGGAGCCGGCAAGTGGTGTCTGAAGATCGCCCGCGAGTGGTCGGCGGTGCGCGAGCAGTGGGGCAAGCCGGTCGCCAGGCATGAGGCCGTCGGCGCGAAGATCTCCTTCATCGCCGCGACCACCTTCGCTCTGGAGGCCGTCGTCGACCTGGCCTCCCAGATGGCCGACGAGGACCGCAACGACATCCGTATCGAGGCCGCGCTCGCCAAGCTCTACGGGTCCGAGATGGGCTGCCTGATGGCGGACGAGCTGGTCCAGATCCGCGGCGGCCGGGGTTTCGAGACGGCCGAGTCGCTGGCCGCGCGCGGCGAACGCGCCGTTCCCGCCGAGCAGTTGCTTCGCGACCTACGCATCAACCGCATCTTCGAGGGTTCGACCGAGATCATGCACCTGCTCATCGCCCGCGAGGCGGTGGACGCGCACCTCGCCGTCGCCGGCGACATCATCGATCCCGACAAGCCGATGTCCGCCAAGGCCAGGGCCGGGGCCAACGCGGCCGCCTTCTACGCCCGCTGGCTCCCCAAACTCGTCACCGGGCCTGGCCAGCTGCCCCGTACGTACGCCGAGTTCCACCCCGCCGGGTACCAGGACCTGTCCACACATCTGCGGTACGTCGAGCGAAGCTCGCGCAAACTGGCCCGTTCGACCTTCTACGCCATGTCCCGCTGGCAGGGCCGCATGGAGACCAAGCAGGGCTTCCTCGGCAGGATCGTCGACATCGGGGCGGAACTGTTCGCCATGAGCGCGGCCTGCGTCCGCGCGGACATGCTCCGTGCGTCCGACGACCACGGCCGCGAGGCATACCAGCTCGCCGACGCCTTCTGCCGCCAGGCGAGGATCCGCGTCGAGGAGTTGTTCACCCGCCTGTGGTCGAACACGGACGACCTTGACCGCAAGGTCGTCGACGGCGTGCTCTCCGGGACGTACAGCTGGCTGGAGGAGGGCGTCGTCGACGCGAGCGGCGACGGACCGTGGATCGCGGACGCCACACCGGGCCCGACGGTGAAGGAGAACGTGCACCGCCCGATCCGCTGA
- the ispG gene encoding flavodoxin-dependent (E)-4-hydroxy-3-methylbut-2-enyl-diphosphate synthase has translation MTAISLGIPSVPTKLADRRVSRKIQVGSVAVGGDAPVSVQSMTTTRTSDIGATLQQIAELTASGCQIVRVACPTQDDADALATIARKSQIPVIADIHFQPKYVFAAIDAGCAAVRVNPGNIKQFDDKVKEIAKAAGETGTPIRIGVNAGSLDRRLLEKYGKATPEALVESALWEASLFEEHGFRDIKISVKHNDPVVMVNAYRLLAAQSDYPLHLGVTEAGPAFQGTIKSAVAFGALLSEGIGDTIRVSLSAPPAEEVKVGIQILESLNLRQRRLEIVSCPSCGRAQVDVYKLADEVSAGLEGMEVPLRVAVMGCVVNGPGEAREADLGVASGNGKGQIFVKGEVIKTVPESKIVETLIEEAMKIAEQMEKDGVASGTPDVVAVGEPGA, from the coding sequence ATGACTGCAATTTCTCTCGGAATTCCGTCCGTTCCGACGAAGCTCGCCGACCGCAGGGTCAGCAGGAAGATCCAGGTCGGCTCCGTCGCCGTCGGCGGTGACGCGCCCGTTTCCGTGCAGTCGATGACGACGACCAGGACGTCCGACATCGGCGCCACCCTCCAGCAGATCGCGGAGCTCACGGCCTCCGGCTGCCAGATCGTCCGGGTCGCCTGCCCGACCCAGGACGACGCGGACGCGCTGGCCACCATCGCCAGGAAGTCCCAGATCCCGGTGATCGCCGACATCCACTTCCAGCCGAAGTACGTATTCGCGGCCATCGACGCCGGCTGCGCCGCGGTGCGGGTGAACCCGGGCAACATCAAGCAGTTCGACGACAAGGTCAAGGAGATCGCGAAGGCGGCCGGCGAGACCGGCACCCCGATCCGGATCGGCGTCAACGCGGGCTCCCTGGACCGCCGCCTGTTGGAGAAGTACGGCAAGGCCACCCCCGAGGCGCTTGTCGAGTCCGCCCTGTGGGAGGCGTCCCTCTTCGAGGAGCACGGCTTCCGCGACATCAAGATCTCGGTCAAGCACAACGACCCCGTCGTGATGGTCAACGCCTACCGGCTCCTCGCCGCGCAGAGCGACTACCCGCTGCACCTCGGTGTCACGGAGGCCGGTCCCGCCTTCCAGGGCACCATCAAGTCCGCCGTCGCCTTCGGTGCTCTGCTCAGCGAGGGCATCGGCGACACCATCCGCGTCTCCCTGTCGGCGCCGCCGGCCGAGGAGGTCAAGGTCGGCATCCAGATCCTGGAGTCGCTGAACCTCCGCCAGCGCCGCCTGGAGATCGTCTCCTGCCCCTCCTGCGGCCGCGCCCAGGTCGACGTCTACAAGCTCGCCGACGAGGTCAGCGCCGGACTGGAGGGCATGGAGGTCCCGCTGCGCGTCGCCGTCATGGGCTGCGTGGTCAACGGACCCGGGGAGGCCCGTGAGGCCGACCTCGGTGTGGCTTCGGGCAACGGCAAGGGACAGATCTTCGTCAAGGGCGAGGTCATCAAGACCGTGCCGGAGTCGAAGATCGTCGAGACCCTCATCGAAGAGGCCATGAAGATCGCGGAGCAGATGGAGAAGGACGGCGTCGCCTCCGGGACCCCGGACGTGGTCGCCGTGGGCGAACCCGGCGCCTGA
- a CDS encoding aldehyde dehydrogenase family protein — protein sequence MTSTHAFWLAGRQATGETVLDVTSPWDGRLVGKVSVPTADQVEEAVAAAYAVRDEFAATPAHVRAAALDHVSKRLVERTEEIAQLISAENGKPIKWARGEVGRAVSVFRFAAEEARRFNGGDAQRLDTDAGGQGRLALTRRFPKGVVLGIAPFNFPLNLCAHKIAPAIAVGAPIILKPAPATPLSGLILGELLAETDLPAGSWSVLTVPNEQMPALVQDERLPVISFTGSDKVGYAIMDSVPRKHCTLELGGNGAAVVLADFASEKDLDWAATRIATFSNYQGGQSCISVQRVIADTTVYDRLLPKIVAAVEAQVTGDPSDAATDVGPLVSEDAAKRVEAWVDEAVQGGAKLLTGGKRDGASYAPTVLTDVPADATLACEEVFGPVLTVTKVDGETEAFAAVNDSKYGLQAGVFTHDVQTAFRAHRALEVGGVIIGDVPSYRADQMPYGGAKQSGVGREGVAFAMDDYTYERVLVLTGLAL from the coding sequence ATGACTTCCACCCACGCCTTCTGGCTCGCCGGCCGCCAGGCCACCGGCGAGACCGTCCTCGACGTCACCTCCCCGTGGGACGGCCGCCTCGTCGGCAAGGTCTCCGTACCGACCGCCGACCAGGTCGAGGAGGCCGTCGCCGCCGCCTACGCCGTGCGCGACGAGTTCGCCGCCACGCCGGCCCATGTCCGCGCCGCCGCGCTCGACCACGTGTCGAAGCGCCTCGTCGAGCGCACGGAAGAGATCGCACAGCTGATCTCCGCGGAGAACGGCAAGCCGATCAAGTGGGCCCGCGGCGAGGTCGGCCGGGCCGTCTCGGTGTTCCGGTTCGCCGCGGAGGAGGCCCGCCGCTTCAACGGCGGCGACGCCCAGCGCCTCGACACCGACGCCGGCGGCCAGGGCCGTCTCGCGCTGACCCGCCGCTTCCCCAAGGGCGTCGTGCTCGGCATCGCGCCGTTCAACTTCCCGCTCAACCTCTGCGCCCACAAGATCGCTCCGGCGATCGCGGTCGGCGCGCCGATCATCCTGAAGCCCGCCCCGGCGACCCCGCTGTCCGGGCTGATCCTCGGCGAGCTGCTCGCGGAGACCGACCTGCCCGCCGGTTCCTGGTCCGTGCTGACCGTGCCGAACGAGCAGATGCCCGCCCTGGTGCAGGACGAGCGCCTGCCGGTGATCTCGTTCACCGGTTCCGACAAGGTCGGCTACGCGATCATGGACTCGGTCCCGCGCAAGCACTGCACCCTGGAGCTCGGCGGCAACGGCGCGGCCGTCGTCCTCGCCGACTTCGCGAGCGAGAAGGACCTGGACTGGGCGGCGACGCGCATCGCCACCTTCTCCAACTACCAGGGCGGCCAGTCCTGCATCTCCGTGCAGCGCGTGATCGCCGACACGACGGTCTACGACCGCCTGCTGCCGAAGATCGTCGCCGCCGTCGAGGCACAGGTCACCGGCGACCCGTCCGACGCCGCCACCGACGTCGGTCCCCTCGTCAGCGAGGACGCCGCCAAGCGCGTGGAGGCGTGGGTGGACGAGGCGGTGCAGGGCGGCGCCAAGCTGCTCACCGGTGGCAAGCGCGACGGCGCCTCCTACGCGCCCACCGTGCTGACCGACGTCCCGGCCGACGCCACCCTCGCCTGCGAGGAGGTGTTCGGCCCGGTCCTGACCGTGACCAAGGTCGACGGCGAGACCGAGGCGTTCGCGGCGGTCAACGACTCCAAGTACGGCCTCCAGGCAGGCGTGTTCACGCACGACGTGCAGACCGCCTTCCGCGCCCACCGTGCCCTCGAGGTCGGCGGCGTGATCATCGGCGACGTCCCGTCCTACCGCGCCGACCAGATGCCGTACGGCGGCGCCAAGCAGTCCGGCGTCGGCCGCGAGGGCGTGGCCTTCGCCATGGACGACTACACGTACGAGCGGGTGCTGGTCCTCACCGGACTGGCGCTGTAA
- a CDS encoding EamA family transporter: MTNPATEPASVAPDLTARPAVPVRRRLSGAVWAALVIVYVVWGSTYLGIRIVVETMPPFVSAAIRFVVAGLVLAALVVWRRGPAALKVTRHQLASAAVVGLLLLLGGNGLVVLAETSVPSGLAALLVAVVPAWVVVLRRASGERPGTGAYGGVALGLAGLAVLTLPGLSGEVRITGVLTVVAGTLMWSIGSFSSSRIPMPADPFAASAYEMVAGGIGCALVALGRGEHDGFVLGDVSARSWTALAYLVVFGSLLAFTAYAWLLHNAPLSLVATYAYVNPVVAVLLGSLVLDERLSWPIAVGGVVVVAGVCLIVSTERRR; the protein is encoded by the coding sequence ATGACAAACCCCGCTACCGAGCCGGCGTCCGTCGCGCCCGACCTCACCGCGCGCCCGGCCGTCCCCGTCCGCCGCCGGCTCTCCGGAGCCGTCTGGGCCGCCCTCGTCATCGTGTACGTCGTCTGGGGCTCCACCTACCTCGGCATCCGCATCGTCGTCGAGACGATGCCGCCGTTCGTCTCCGCTGCGATCCGGTTCGTGGTCGCCGGCCTGGTCCTCGCCGCGCTGGTCGTCTGGCGGCGCGGCCCGGCCGCGCTCAAGGTCACCAGGCACCAGCTCGCCTCCGCGGCGGTCGTCGGCCTGCTGCTGCTCCTGGGCGGCAACGGTCTGGTCGTCCTCGCGGAGACCTCCGTCCCCTCCGGGCTCGCCGCGCTGCTGGTCGCCGTGGTGCCCGCCTGGGTCGTCGTCCTGCGAAGGGCCTCCGGCGAGCGGCCCGGCACCGGCGCCTACGGCGGTGTGGCGCTCGGACTGGCGGGACTCGCGGTGCTGACCCTGCCCGGCCTCAGCGGCGAGGTACGCATCACCGGTGTGCTCACCGTGGTCGCCGGGACCCTGATGTGGTCGATCGGGTCCTTCTCGTCCTCCCGGATCCCGATGCCGGCCGATCCGTTCGCCGCCAGTGCCTACGAGATGGTCGCGGGCGGCATCGGCTGCGCCCTCGTCGCCCTCGGCAGGGGCGAGCACGACGGCTTCGTCCTGGGAGACGTCTCCGCCCGCTCATGGACCGCGCTCGCCTACCTGGTCGTCTTCGGATCGCTCCTCGCGTTCACCGCCTACGCGTGGCTGCTGCACAACGCCCCGCTGTCGCTCGTCGCCACCTACGCGTACGTCAACCCGGTGGTCGCCGTGCTGCTCGGCTCGCTGGTGCTCGACGAGCGGCTGTCCTGGCCCATCGCGGTGGGCGGCGTCGTGGTCGTGGCGGGGGTCTGCCTGATCGTGTCCACGGAAAGGCGCCGCTGA
- the dxr gene encoding 1-deoxy-D-xylulose-5-phosphate reductoisomerase, translating into MSDSPSPLADPHIVFDPSEGRRDIVVLGSTGSIGTQAIDLVLRNPDRFRVTALSAAGGRVGLLAEQARKLRAGTVAVAREDAVPALREALAALYGAEPLPEILAGPDAAAELAASPCHTVLNGITGSIGLAPTLAALEAGRTLALANKESLIVGGPLVKALAKPGQIIPVDSEHAALFQALAAGTRGDVRKLVVTASGGPFRGRTRAELAGVTREDALAHPTWAMGPVITVNSATLVNKGLEVIEAHLLYDIPFDRIEVVVHPQSYVHSMVEFTDGSTLAQATPPDMRGPIAIGVGWPERVPDAAPAFDWSTASTWEFFPLDDEAFPSVGLARRVGELGGTAPAVFNAANEECVEAFLSGRLPFNAIMDTVTEVVAAHGTPASGTSLTVADVLEAETWARARARETAAKATAEARA; encoded by the coding sequence ATGAGCGACAGCCCATCTCCCCTCGCGGACCCGCACATCGTCTTCGATCCCTCCGAAGGCCGCCGGGACATCGTCGTCCTCGGCTCCACCGGGTCCATCGGTACGCAGGCCATCGACCTCGTGCTGCGCAACCCCGACCGTTTCCGGGTGACCGCCCTGTCCGCCGCCGGCGGCCGGGTCGGTCTGCTTGCCGAGCAGGCGCGCAAGCTGCGTGCCGGGACGGTCGCGGTGGCCCGTGAGGACGCCGTGCCCGCGCTGCGCGAGGCGCTCGCCGCGCTGTACGGGGCGGAGCCGCTGCCGGAGATCCTGGCCGGCCCGGACGCCGCCGCGGAGCTCGCCGCCTCCCCGTGCCACACCGTCCTGAACGGCATCACGGGCTCCATCGGTCTCGCCCCCACCCTGGCCGCCCTCGAGGCCGGCCGGACCCTCGCGCTGGCCAACAAGGAGTCGCTCATCGTCGGCGGGCCGCTGGTGAAGGCGCTGGCGAAGCCGGGGCAGATCATCCCCGTCGACTCCGAGCACGCCGCTCTCTTCCAGGCGCTCGCCGCAGGCACCCGCGGCGATGTGCGCAAGCTGGTCGTGACCGCCTCGGGCGGCCCGTTCCGCGGCCGGACCAGGGCGGAGCTGGCGGGTGTGACCCGCGAGGACGCCCTCGCCCACCCCACCTGGGCCATGGGCCCGGTGATCACGGTGAACAGCGCGACGCTGGTGAACAAGGGACTCGAGGTCATCGAGGCGCATCTGCTCTACGACATTCCCTTCGACCGGATCGAGGTCGTCGTCCACCCGCAGTCGTATGTTCACTCGATGGTGGAGTTCACGGACGGTTCGACACTCGCCCAGGCCACGCCGCCCGACATGCGGGGGCCGATCGCGATCGGCGTGGGCTGGCCGGAGCGGGTTCCGGACGCGGCCCCCGCCTTCGACTGGTCCACCGCTTCGACATGGGAGTTCTTCCCGCTGGACGACGAGGCGTTCCCGTCGGTGGGCCTCGCCCGCCGTGTCGGGGAACTGGGCGGCACGGCGCCGGCGGTGTTCAATGCCGCGAACGAGGAGTGCGTGGAGGCATTCCTCTCCGGACGGCTGCCGTTCAACGCCATCATGGATACGGTCACCGAGGTGGTCGCCGCACACGGCACCCCCGCGTCGGGAACTTCCCTGACGGTGGCGGACGTACTCGAAGCGGAGACCTGGGCCAGGGCCAGGGCCCGTGAGACGGCAGCGAAGGCAACGGCGGAGGCTCGCGCATGA
- a CDS encoding site-2 protease family protein, which yields MTILLTILGIALFAVGLLFSIAWHELGHLSTAKLFGIRVPQYMVGFGPTIWSRHKGETEYGIKAIPMGGYIRMIGMFPPGEDGRIEARSTSPWRGMIEDARSAAYEELKPGDETRLFYTRKPWKRVIVMFAGPFMNLVLAVVIFLGVMMTFGSPTQTTEVAGVQKCVIAQSEKRDTCATNDPESPAFAAGLREGDKIVAFNGKPVDDWGTLSTRIRETIGPATITVERGGTEEVLQATLIENTVAKKDEDGEVVPEEFVPAGYLGFAAKTEILPLSFGDSVDRMGGMIENGAEAIVALPSKVPDLWDAAFGDGERKDDSPVGVVGAARISGEVLNLDVPTTNIVATFLMLLAGFNLSLFLFNMLPLLPLDGGHIAGALWESVRRKIARVFRRPDPGPFDVAKLMPVAYVVAGIFICFTLLVLVADIVNPVKIS from the coding sequence ATGACCATTCTGTTGACCATTCTGGGCATCGCGCTCTTCGCCGTCGGGCTGCTGTTCTCCATCGCCTGGCACGAGCTCGGCCACCTCTCCACGGCCAAGCTCTTCGGCATCCGCGTGCCCCAGTACATGGTCGGCTTCGGCCCGACCATCTGGTCACGGCACAAGGGCGAGACCGAGTACGGCATCAAGGCCATCCCCATGGGCGGCTACATCCGCATGATCGGGATGTTCCCGCCCGGTGAGGACGGCCGTATCGAGGCCCGCTCCACCTCGCCATGGCGCGGAATGATCGAGGACGCGCGCTCCGCCGCGTACGAGGAACTGAAGCCCGGCGACGAGACCCGCCTCTTCTACACGCGCAAGCCGTGGAAGCGCGTCATCGTCATGTTCGCCGGCCCGTTCATGAACCTCGTCCTCGCCGTGGTGATCTTCCTCGGCGTGATGATGACCTTCGGCTCGCCGACGCAGACCACAGAGGTCGCCGGCGTGCAGAAGTGCGTCATCGCCCAGAGCGAGAAGCGCGACACCTGCGCGACGAACGACCCCGAGTCGCCGGCGTTCGCTGCCGGGCTGCGGGAGGGCGACAAGATCGTCGCGTTCAACGGCAAGCCCGTCGACGACTGGGGCACGCTGTCGACCCGTATCCGGGAGACCATCGGCCCTGCCACCATCACCGTCGAGCGCGGCGGCACGGAGGAGGTCCTCCAGGCCACGCTCATCGAGAACACGGTCGCGAAGAAGGACGAGGACGGGGAGGTCGTCCCCGAGGAGTTCGTCCCGGCCGGATACCTCGGCTTCGCCGCCAAGACGGAGATTCTTCCGCTGTCGTTCGGTGACTCGGTCGACCGCATGGGCGGCATGATCGAGAACGGCGCGGAGGCGATCGTCGCCCTGCCGTCCAAGGTCCCCGACCTGTGGGACGCGGCCTTCGGCGACGGTGAGCGCAAGGACGACTCCCCGGTCGGCGTCGTCGGCGCCGCCCGCATCAGCGGTGAGGTGCTCAACCTCGACGTGCCGACGACCAACATCGTCGCGACCTTCCTGATGCTGCTCGCCGGCTTCAACCTCTCCCTGTTCCTGTTCAACATGCTGCCCCTGCTCCCGCTGGACGGCGGACACATCGCCGGCGCGCTGTGGGAATCGGTCCGGCGGAAGATCGCCAGGGTCTTCCGGCGCCCCGACCCGGGCCCGTTCGACGTGGCGAAGCTGATGCCGGTCGCCTATGTGGTGGCGGGGATCTTCATCTGCTTCACGCTGCTCGTACTCGTGGCGGACATCGTCAACCCGGTGAAGATCAGCTGA
- a CDS encoding phospholipase D family protein, whose translation MESVDWLLTADERGNPATRLDRRRPDGAAWSAGNEVRSLVHGATYFAELLAAVGALRAGDLMLFTDWRGDPDERLSGPGTEIGTVLRRAAERGVVVKGLVWRSHLDSLRFSEEENRHLGEEVRAGGGEYLLDMRVRPGGTHHQKCVVLRHPGRPELDIAYIGGIDLSHSRNDDIDHGGDDRSQPMAEAYGPQPPWHDVQLAIRGPAVGDIETVFRERWTDPAPLTRSPLSRLRELLHREDVHANPLPPQLPDPAPCGTQTVQVLRTYPNRLLRGYEFAPDGERSIARAYLKALRRARALIYLEDQYLWSPQVVGYFARALRMNPELRLIAVIPSLPEQDGALTLPMNLIGRITALETLRRAGSGRVAVYGLENHAGTPVYVHAKVCVVDDVWAAVGSDNINLRSWTHDSELSCAVLDESRDPREPRDPAGLGDGARRFARDLRLRLVREHLDREDPGDPQAHDELCDPVGVFDAFASAAAALDSWHERGRSGPRPPGRLRTYRPPELSRAQRLLAMPLYRVVIDPDGRPMRLRLRNTF comes from the coding sequence GTGGAATCCGTCGACTGGCTGCTGACGGCAGATGAGCGAGGCAATCCCGCGACCCGCTTGGACCGTCGGCGACCCGACGGTGCCGCATGGTCGGCCGGCAACGAGGTTCGCTCTCTGGTCCACGGCGCGACGTACTTCGCCGAGTTGCTCGCCGCCGTTGGCGCTCTGCGTGCCGGGGACCTGATGCTGTTCACCGACTGGCGCGGCGATCCCGACGAGCGTCTGTCGGGTCCCGGGACCGAGATCGGCACCGTGCTGCGCCGGGCGGCCGAGCGCGGAGTGGTCGTCAAGGGTCTGGTGTGGCGGTCCCACCTGGACAGTCTTCGGTTCAGCGAGGAGGAGAACCGCCACCTCGGCGAGGAGGTCCGGGCGGGCGGCGGCGAGTATCTGCTGGACATGCGGGTCCGTCCCGGCGGGACGCACCACCAGAAGTGCGTCGTGCTGCGCCACCCCGGGCGCCCCGAGCTGGACATCGCGTACATCGGTGGCATCGACCTGTCGCACAGCCGCAACGACGACATCGACCACGGCGGCGACGACCGCTCCCAGCCCATGGCCGAGGCTTATGGGCCCCAGCCACCCTGGCACGACGTCCAGCTCGCGATCCGGGGCCCCGCGGTCGGTGACATCGAGACCGTCTTCCGGGAGCGCTGGACGGATCCGGCGCCCCTCACCCGCAGCCCGCTGTCCCGGCTGCGTGAACTGCTGCACCGGGAGGACGTTCACGCGAACCCGCTGCCCCCTCAACTGCCCGATCCCGCGCCGTGCGGCACGCAGACGGTGCAGGTGCTGCGCACGTACCCCAACCGGCTGCTGCGGGGCTACGAATTCGCCCCCGACGGGGAGCGCAGCATCGCGCGTGCCTACCTGAAGGCACTGCGGCGGGCCCGGGCGCTCATCTACCTGGAGGACCAGTACCTGTGGTCCCCCCAGGTCGTGGGGTACTTCGCCCGGGCGCTGCGCATGAACCCGGAGCTGCGCCTCATTGCCGTCATCCCCTCCCTCCCCGAGCAGGACGGCGCCCTCACGCTGCCGATGAACCTCATCGGCCGCATCACCGCGCTGGAGACACTGCGGCGGGCGGGCAGTGGTCGGGTCGCCGTGTACGGGCTGGAGAACCATGCCGGGACACCGGTGTACGTGCACGCCAAGGTGTGCGTGGTCGACGACGTGTGGGCCGCGGTGGGCTCCGACAACATCAACCTGCGCTCCTGGACGCACGATTCCGAACTCAGCTGCGCCGTTCTGGACGAGTCGAGGGACCCCCGGGAACCGCGTGACCCCGCCGGCCTCGGCGACGGCGCGCGCCGCTTCGCCAGGGACCTGCGGCTGCGACTCGTGCGCGAGCACCTGGACCGGGAGGATCCCGGGGACCCGCAGGCGCACGACGAGCTGTGCGATCCGGTCGGCGTCTTCGACGCCTTCGCGTCGGCGGCCGCCGCTCTGGACTCGTGGCACGAAAGGGGCCGTTCCGGCCCCAGGCCGCCCGGACGTTTGCGTACCTATCGCCCGCCGGAGCTCTCGCGGGCGCAGCGGCTGCTCGCGATGCCGCTGTACCGCGTCGTCATCGACCCGGACGGCCGCCCGATGAGGCTGCGGCTGCGCAACACGTTCTGA